The following nucleotide sequence is from Vibrio sp. SCSIO 43136.
GATTAAATCGATAGGCCAAAGGTGATTGGCGATAAACCCCAGCTAAATGTTTGAAGCGCTCGGTCTCCCCTTCAACGGAATAGATGCGTTGATTCGCCTCAGCAGTAGCGTTCGATTTAACCTTGTAGAATTCAGCACGTGCCGCTGGGATTTCGGTCAGGCTCCATGCATTCGCTTGATTGACCAAGGTATGGCTCTCCTGATAGGCATCGAGGGCGTCGCGATACTTGGCCACCAAGTATGCAGGAGGTTCGATCTGTTGCACCTTAACCGATACAATATCAACGGGCAGTTCAAATAGAGCCACTTCCTGCGAAATACTGTTCGCTAAGCCATCGGCGTAATCATTAAATCCCTGCTGCTGAAGACGATCAAAATCCTGCTTAGTACTGCTTTTCACTAACACTGCATTCGCTAAGCTGGTGAGCAGTTTTTCCACGCTACTGAATTGGGTAAGCTCGGTACTCGGCTCACGGATTCGATACTGAACATCAGCAGTAAAGAACATCAGTTTTTCATCCCCGGTGAGCAGGTAATCAGCGTTCTCTCGACTCATTTCACTTTGCTTGATCGAATACCAAAGCTTGGAACCATACGATGGACGCATAAAAGAATTTTTGCTGCCAATCGAAATGGAATAGAGCTTACCTTTGGCCAATAGCGTCACCTCATCGATAGGTGCAGGCCAAGCCAAAAGCAAACCTGAATCAATATTTTTATCGATGATTTCACCAAACCGACTTTGAACCCCAACATAGCCATGAGGCACTATAGTGATGCCAGAAAACATATAGCCAACCACAAACGCCAAAGTGACCGGTTTCCAGCCCTTACGAAAGATCGCTCTCACACGACTCGCGATCATCTGAAGTGGAATATGGGGTATATATGTGACTAGACCTTGATAACAGATGGAAACTATCGACTGCTGATCCGTACCGTGGCCCAAAAAGGTACGAACACCACCGTTTAACAACTCTATGCCCGCATAGAAGATCATCACAGCAATCAACAGTGCCACGTATTGGTCGATATTGAAGCCAACCAGAGAGCCCACCAGCGACAATAACACCGCTGCGGATGTCAACAGGTCAACCTTAGTATGTTGGCTGTCTGCTTTAAGTGCCTCTGAGTCGGTTTCGATTCCCACCAACATCTTTAGCTTGGCAATAAACAGTAAGACCAACATCACTACACCTATACCAGCAATGCCCCACCAAGCATTGTTGATCTGCATTGATTGCATGGATTGAGTTTGCTGATAAATCTCAAAAGGCACTGCAAGAATCATAAGTGCAACAAAAACAACGGCAATAGCTTCAGCTTTCTTGGCGCGATGGATACGCACTTCACAACCTGTTTGCTCCTGCTTGAAGCGATAAATCATACTCAGTAGTAACGCAAAGGAGACCAGCGCATCGGTAATTGAGTGCAAAGCGTCCGCCGTAAGCGCCATACTGGCGGTTAGCCAAGCCAGCCCAATACGAAATCCTGTCAATGCCAAGTCAAAGACCAATGCCGTAGTCGAGGTTCTAATTCGTCGATCGGTAAACATCGTGATACCTGATAATAGTGATGGTTCATCCCTCAATGACGCCATAATCCGCCACCACCGAAAGATAAAAAACAAAGGGCTGCCACAGACTTGTTGTTGCCAAGTCCGTGGCAGCCCATACTCATTAAAGCAGCTTGTTAAAAATTACTTTTCTGAGTTTTCAACAGGTTTAGCGCTGTTTTCAGCGACCAGTTTACCTTCGAAGTAAACCTTGGTTGCGTACTGTTGCATCAGTTCGTTTTTAGGCACTTCAAACAAGTTTGCCGTCATGATTTGGAAGTTTGCTTTCTTGCCTTCTTCCAACGAGCCAACTTTGTCTTCAAGGTGCATCGCATACGCAGGGTTGATGGTGTATGCGCGTAGCGCTGTTTCTAGATCAATCTGCATATCTTCGTTTAAGGTTTCAGCTGTCATCGGCATACCAGGCAATCGACGAGTCGTTAATGTCTCGATATGCATCATTGGATCTAGCGGTGTTTGGCTCCAGTCCGGAGAAGCAATGTAAACATTGCCTTCTTGCGCCGCTTGCTTGATAGGGAAGAAGCCCATGATATCGTCGATATCCATGTCTTGCTCTAGCACTTTCCAAAGCGGGTGTGGGAACCAAACTGCAGGTGAGAATTCCAACATTGCGTTAAGGTTTTTCGCTCGGCCAAAGTCTTCGTCTTGAACCATAAAGCAGTGTGCTATATGGTTGCGAAGCTTACGAACGTTTTCGATTCCGTTCACTTTAGCCGACTCTTCCATCGCTTTCAGTACCAAAGCTGTACCACGGTCACCTACTGAGTGAGTTGTCACCGCAAGACCCATGCCGTTGTACTTAATCATGATGTCTTTAAACTCTTCGTAAGGTGTGTAGAGTTTGCCTAGGTCATCAGAGTTTTTGTAAGGCTTCGAAACCGCCGCCGCGCGTCCAAAAAAGGAGGAATCTATAAAAGCTTTAACCCCGTTTACACGGAAGTGCTCAGTTTCATACTTAGCTTTCTCTTTTAGCGCTGGAGTAATATCCGTGCCAAAGAAGAACTCTTTTAAGTAAGGGTGCATATTGACATCAGCGGTCAATAAACCTTGCTGGTCTAGATCGTGATAAGCTTGCATCTGTTCACGGTCACCCTCTACCACTTTCATGCCTGTGATACCAAAATGGTTATTGGTTTTTAGTGAGTCCAGTGCTGCTTTGGTCACGTCTTCTTGACGATGAGGCGGATGGTAGGAAAGTACCGATTGGATAGCAGGACCAGCGATCAGATGGCCATTTAGCTCGCCTTTGTCATCAAGACCATATTTACCGCCTTCTGGAGCAACTGAATCTTTGGTAATACCCGCAATTTCAAGCGCTTTCGAGTTAACCACAACAACGTGGCCGCCATCATCTTCGATTGCCACAGGACGATCAGGTACGTACTTATCTAGGAAGTGACGGTCCATCTCAACGCCAGTATTTAGGAAAAACTCCCAAGAGAATGACTTACCGTAAACCCACTCTAAGTTCTTGCCCTTGCCTGCCGCGTACTCTTGAAGCTTTTTACCAAACTCGTCTGGCGTGACTTTGTCAAACGCACTGTGATTGAAAAAGGTATTTTCCATCATAGCAACACGTATTGGGTGGGTGTGCGCGTCAATGAAACCAGGTAAGACAAATTGGCCCTTCAGATCGATCACTTCTGTATCGGCATCTTTAAATTCTGTAATTTCTTTGGTATTACCTAACTTAACGATTTCACCATTTTTAACTGCAAAAGCTTCTGCCCATGCTTGGCTTTCGTTAACCGTGTATACTTGGCCGTTGATAAAAACAGTATCTGCATTCTCACCAGCAAATACTGAACTTGTGTTCATCGCAACGCACATTGCGATTGAAGACACGAAAAGTGATTTTGATTTCACCGTAGACTCCAGTGGATTAATGAATTTAGTTTTACGTCAAAGCAAAATTCATTATCCATAATCCCTATGAAAGGCAAAATTGCTCCGTATGCAGGGTATGCACACGCTCAGCATGCAGTATATACATGCCAAACATGGGTTTATGATCAACAGACTACAAACATGAGCACCGATTATAATGGATGTAAATATATCCCAAGTCACTGCCTTTATTGCAGTTTATGATACTGGAAGCTTTGCACTTGCGTCTCACAAGATTGGCAAGCACGCATCAACATTGAGCAGACAAATAAGTAACTTAGAAACTGAACTTGGTTACGAATTGTTCGAAAGACATGCCAGTGCATTGACACCAAACCACCATGCTGATGAATTATATGAGTATGCAAAAGCGGTAAAGTTTGAGCTCGATCAATTTAATCGTAGGGCATTAAACGTTCTACAAATGCATCCAACAAAATTGACACTCGCATTGGACAGTTCGACGCTAGGAATGAACATCCCGACTGCCTTAGTGGAGGTGACTGAAAAGTTTCCGACGTTGGATTTGCGTTTTATTGATGGCACGACCCAAGAGTGCATCGATAGTGTTGAACGTGGCGAAGCAGATCTTGCAGTGGTGTTATCTGCTGAGCAGTACAACCTCGATATCGCCGTAGCAAAATTGCAGGCATTTACTGCCTCTGCAGTCACCAGTGCCAGCTATGCTAAGAAGTTCGGCATCAAGCCGTTTGACACGATTAGCCAGCTAAAGCAGCGAAAAATGCGCCAAGTGATCCTAAAATCCTTCCAAGATATATGGCATCATGAAGTATTGAAATGCAGCCATCACTGCCACAGTGTGAGCAATTTTTCTTGCGCTCTTGATCTTATCGTCAATGGGGTAGGTTGGGGTATTGTACCGCATGCATTAACACAAAATCTGATCGACAGCGGTGAGTTAGTGAGCTTTAAAGTCGAAAGGGAGTCGATTTTGCGCTGGTCGGTAGATGCTATCTGGCTGGCTTCAAAACCGCTCTCTGAGCCTCTTCAACTACTCATAGACACATTGAGTCGCAACGCTACCCATCAATAGGTTTGGTTGAATCTAGCGCTGGTAGGAGGCTTCAAACCACGTGGCCTCCACCTCGTTCTTGGTGCTCGCACACAGTGACCCTTTAAGCTTATCTGTCATCTTTCTTTCATCTAATTTTGCTCTAATACGCTCTCGTAAGATCTATTTGTTATATGGGAAGATATGAGCACCACAGTTAAATTGAGCGAAGCAACCATCCGAGACTTAAAGTCTGTCGAGTATCAGTGGGTCCGTTCGATGTATGTGGAAGGCTATCAAGATGACGAGATCAACCACTACATTCAAACCTGTTTTGGAGGGGATGAAGTGTTTGCAAACCTATTTCGCAAAGTCGCTCTCGATCGTGAAAGCTTATACGTCCTAATGCAGCATATGGGCTGCGCCCCTTCCAGTCTCGAAAACCTCTAAGATAAAACTTTGAACTGAGCCGCATAGGATCAAGTCCTAGATAACACCTTAGTTTTATTACTAGTATTCTAATTCCACCTTAAAACGGGCCAATATTGTTGGCACTGTTTTTTGGTGCTTTGCCTAGGCTTCAAACGAAAAAAACCCAAGCAAAAGCTTGGGTCATTGTTACAAGAACCGTTAGGCAGCATGCAATTCACAAGGCTAACAGCCAGCTATGCGTAACCAATAATATTTTGTGCTTTAACTTAGCTTGTCAGCGGCCAAACCAATATGCTAAGTCAGCACTTTCTAGTTTAAGTGCGGTGTTGCCACCGCACTCTCCATTATCCCTTAACGCCACCTGCTGTCAATCCACCAACTAACCAACGTTGTGCCAGAAGGAACACAATTGTGATCGGTAGAGCAGATAGTACAGCTGCTGCCGCAAAGTCACCCCATAGGTAGTTCTGAGGGTATAGGTACTGTTGCATACCAACTGCTAGAGTATAGTTGTTCACGTCAGAAAGTAGTAGCGACGCCACTGGTACTTCTGTTACCGCACCGATAAAGGCAAGGATGAACACTACCGCTAGGATTGGCACAGAAAGCGGTAGTAGTACTAGCTTAAATGCCTGCCATGGAGTCGCACCATCCAGCGCTGCCGCTTCTTCTAGTGAAGAGTCGATAGTCTCGAAGTAACCTTTAATCGTCCATACGTGTAGTGCGATACCACCTAGGTAAGAGAAGATCAGACCGCCGTGGGTGTTTAGACCAAGGAACGGAATGTACTGACCTAACTTATCAAATAGGGCATACATAGCTACTAGCGCAAGTACTGCTGGGAACATCTGGAAGATCATCATCGCTTTTAGGATTGGCTCTTTACCGCTAAAGCGTAGACGAGCAAATGCGTAAGCTGATGTTGTTGATAGTGCTACGATAAGTACCGCTGTCACACCCGCAACTTTTACCGAGTTCCATAGCCATAGTAGGACTGGGAATGGCGGCGGTGTTACGCTGCCATCTGCATTTTCAACCGCAATACCTAACGCCAGTTTCCAGTGCTCTAACGAAGGGTTAGATGGAATTAACTCGCCTGTTGCGAAGTTACCTTCACGGAATGAGATAGCAACAACCATTAGCAGCGGGAAGATGATTAGGGCTAGGAATACCCATAGAGCCACGTGTGTCGCTGCCACACGGTATTTTAATGATTTACCTTGAACCATTGGCATAGTCAGGTCTCCTTATCGCTCAGACAGCTTGGTGAATCGTAGGTTCAGTAGTGCTAGACCACCAACCAATAGGAAGATCAGAGTTGCAATCGCACTTGCTAGACCGAAGTCTTGACCACCACTACCTTCGAATGCGATTCGGTAGGTGTAGCTTACTAGAAGGTCGGTGTAACCAGCAGGCTCTGAAGTACCAATCATGTTCGGACCACCATTAGTCAATAGCATGATCATTACGAAGTTGTTGAAGTTAAATGCGAAACTTGCAATCAGTAGCGGCGTTAGCGGCTTGATCATCAGTGGTACAGTGATGTTCATGAAGTTTTTGAACGGGCCAGCACCATCAATTGCAGACGCTTCGTAAAGGTCATCAGGAATCGCTTTTAGTAGACCCATACATAGAATCATCATGTAAGGGAAACCAAGCCAGCAGTTAACGATAAGCACCATGGTCTTCGCTAGGAACGGGTCTGAGAACCAGCTCGGGCTAATACCAAAGATTGCTTCAAGTACCATGTTGATCTCACCAAAACTCTGGTTGAAAAGACCTTTAAAGATCAAGATAGAGATAAACGATGGAACCGCATATGGCAGGATTAGAAGGACACGGTAAACCGCACGACCTTTAAGCTCTTCCCACTGAACAACACTCGCCAGCACCAGACCAATCACAAGCGTTAGGCCAACAGATAGCGCCGAGAATACGACTGTCCAGATGAAGATGCTCACGAACGGCTCTTTAATGCCATCATCTTCGTAAACACGCTTAAAGTTGTCTGCACCGATGTTTACGATGAAACCTGGTGATACTTGGTTACCGACAAACTCGCCATTTTCATACGGTTGGTAGAAACCGATTTCCATGTTTGGTTTGAACAATTCGCCTGATTTGTTGTTGAGAAGCGACTCGCCATCGTCTTGCAGAGTGTAGAGCGGAGAGATTGCCGCAAACTTACGCAGACCACTCATGCGAATGTCTTTGCCGTCTGGCTTGCGTAAGTCAAAACCACTGATCGTAGAACGATTTTGAACGATAGTTTTGATTTTCTCTTTCTCACCTTCAACCGATGCCACTGGCGTAAGCTCAAGTGTTAGGTCGGTTGCGTTAGCAAGATTGATGTCTTTGGTGGAAAGCAGTTGGTCACCGTCTTTAACGACAATACGGTGGCCTGAATCGGTTTTGTACAGATCAAATCCGTAGCTTTCACCACTTTGGAAAGTTTGACCGAGCAATACAGATTGAGCTCGCTCAAACGATAATTGGTTTTTCGCACTGTAGTTAGTGAATGCCAGCCCGACAGTGTAAGCAAGAGGGAATAGGATGAAAAGGATCATACCCGCAATACCCGGATAGATATAACGGTGTGCGTATGTCTTCTTGCTTCCGAAAATATATAGTGCCAAAGAGGTGAGCAGGATAGTGAGCATTGCAAACGCAATTTCGCCGCGTGAATACATTAGGATACTTGCGTAACCATTCACGATACCGACTGTCGCCAAAAGCGACCACTTAATAAATACCTGCTTACTGGTCTTAGGTGCCGCTACATCAATAGCGTCTGTGCCTTGAACTGACTGCATAAGAAACCTGCTAGCGATAAAAAAATGAAGATTAAAAGTAGGAGGGGTTACCCCCTCCTAAAAGGTAGAACTTAGGACTTACAATTTAGACAAATGATTATTTAGTCATTTGTTTTTCAGCATCAGCAAGCGCTGCATCAACTGTTTGACGACCGTCAACAACGTTTACTACTGCATTCTTCGCAGAACCCCAGAAAGCGTTCATTTGAGGAATGTTAGGCATGATTTCGCCGTTTAGTGCGTTATCCATTGTTGCAGCGATACGCTTGTCAGCACCTAGCTCGTCTTGGAAAGAGTTAAGAGCTACTGCGCCTAGTGGCTTGTCATTGTTTACTTCACGTAGACCGTCGTTAGTTAGTAGGTAGTTCTCGATGAACTCAACTGCTAGATCTTTGTTTGGAGAAGCAGTGCTGATACCTGCTGTTAGTACGCCAACGAAAGGCTTAGAAGCTTGACCGTTGAACTTAGGTAGAGTTGTTACACCGTAGTTGATGCCAGACTTCTCGATGTTACCCCAAGCCCATGGGCCGTTGATAGTCATCGCAGTGTTACCTTTGTTGAACTCAGACTCAGATACAGAGTAGTCCATGTCTGCAGAGATAACGCCTTTCTCAACTAGAGACTTAACGAAGTTCATTGAAGCTTTAACACCTGGCTTGTTGATACCAGCGTCTTTGATGTCGTAGCCAGATGAAGTGTATTTGAATGCGTAACCGCCATCAGCAGCCATTAGAGGCCAAGTGAAGTACGGTTCTTTTAGGTTCCACATAATTGCAGACTTGCCGTCTTTTTGAAGCTTAGCGTGTAGCGCTTCAACTTCTTCCCAGTTTTTAGGTGGGTTTGGCACTAGGTCTTTGTTGTAGATTAGAGATAGAGACTCAACAGCTACTGGGTAACCGATTAGCTTACCGTTGTAAGTTACTGCGTCCCACGCAAAATCAACGATGCCTGCTTTAGTATCTGCTGAAGGTTTAACTTCTGCTAGTAGACCAGATTCAGCGTAGCCACCGAAACGGTCGTGAGCCCAAAATACGATGTCTGGACCGTCGCCAGTCGCCGCAGTTTGAGGGAATTTGTCTTGTAGGCCATCTGGGTGAGCAACTGTCACCTTAACGCCTGTATCTTCTTCGAACTTCTTACCTACCTCTGCAAGTCCGTTGTAGCCTTTATCACCGTTGATCCAGATGGTTAGTTGACCTTCTTCGATAGCAGCGTGAGCGCCAAAAGAACCAAGTGCAGTTAGAGTACATACTGCAATAGTGCTTAGAGCTTTTTTCATTTTCTAATCCTTTTCATTTGTTGTGTAGGGCATTCAGTTATTACCAGTGCCTCTGAGCTCTTCAGATATTCAGTCTGAGATACTAGGTCAAAGCCGAATTTCGACAATAATCATCTTAAATGTGGGTTGCTAGCTCATCCTCCTAAACACTACGCCCTCCCCATTATGACGCATTTTCGTGATCTAAGTCGGTGCAGCACTGGAGTGAGATCACAAAGCAACCCAACAATGTGACTGGACGCACAATTATTGGGCATATTTTTTTGAACTGTGCCCAATAGTGGCTATTCCCCCTCCTCCCCCCCTACTCCCCCTACAACTTTTTTCAACAGGAGGATGTTTTGATGTTTGAGATCTCGCAAACTGAGCCTATCCGAAATTGGATGGGCACCAGCCCTTTTTCCTAGCCGAGCGGATACATAGGTGTCATTTAAACGTGAGTGGTATATCTGTACGGGGGAGTACGTTTAAATGACGGCGAGGGAATATGTATCTATTGCAATTGGCTAATGTGGGTGGCGAACAACTCAATCTATTAAACGCCACCCTATTTTTCTTACTTTTACTGTTTCCTACGGTTATTGTTCTCATAAAACACTCTTATAATGTGGACGATAACTGCTTAAAAAAATCAATCGAGGACGAGCTAAATGGCGAGTGTCACTTTAAAGAACGTTTCTAAAGCTTACGGTGACGTACTGATTTCTAAAAACGTTGATTTAGATATCAAACAAGGTGAGTTTGTAGTATTCGTTGGCCCATCAGGCTGTGGTAAATCAACCCTACTTCGTTGTATTGCAGGTCTAGAAGACATTACTTCTGGTGACTTGTACATCGGCGACGAACGTATGAACGACGTTGAGCCTTCTAAACGTGGTGTAGGCATGGTATTCCAGTCTTACGCTCTTTACCCTCACCTAAACCTATATGACAACATGTCATTTGGCCTTAAGCTAGCGAAAGCTGACAAAGGCGAAATCGACAAGCGTGTATCGAAAGCCGCTGACATCCTTCAGCTAACGCACCTACTAGAGCGCCAACCTAAGGCACTTTCTGGTGGTCAGCGTCAGCGTGTTGCTATCGGTCGTACGCTAGTGTCACAACCAGACGTATTCCTTTTAGATGAGCCTCTATCTAACCTAGATGCGGCACTACGTGTACAAATGCGTAGCCAAATCACCAAACTTCAACGTCAACTTGGTTGTACCATGATCTACGTAACGCACGATCAGGTAGAAGCAATGACGATGGCTGACAAGATTGTGGTACTAGACGCTGGTTTCGTATCGCAAGTGGGCAAACCGCTAGAGCTTTACCACTACCCAGAAAACCGTTTTGTTGCAGGCTTCATCGGTTCACCAAAGATGAACTTCATCAGCGTATTCATTGAAGCGGTTGAAGATGAGCGCGTAATGGTTCAGATGTCGAACGGCGAAGCATTCTGGATCCCTGTAGACGGTTCAACAGTGACTAAAGGCGACCGTATGTCGCTAGGCATTCGCCCTGAGCATATCATTCACGTTGACGACGCAGACGGCATGATTGAAGGTGAAATTCAAGTTGTAGAAAAACTGGGTAACGAAACTCAAATCTACCTAAACCTTGAAGATGCTGACGCAGACGTTATTTACCGCGCTCCAGATACTCTAGAAGTAGAGCCGGGTGAAAAATACAAGATTGGTATTCCTGCACACCGTTGTCACTTGTTCCACAGCGACGGCCGTGCTTGTAAGCGCCTTTACAAAGAAAGCGGCGTTTAATTTATCCTTGTGCCAAGGTGACTGTACGGCATTGGCATTTATACCCCTAAGGATCACAAAGCCCTCATTGCGAGGGCTTTTTTTTGTTCATCATTCGATGAAGTTGCTCCACTTAATTCGCTCTAGCACTTGGCTGTGAAGCGCCTGATTCGATGACTCTATATGCCAATAGAAATCAGATATCCAAGCACTAACGGGATTCGGTTTGTGTGCCTGACTGGACGTTGAGTGACTCGCTTCTGCGGCCGAGCGCTTATTTTTATCCACCGTCTCCTCCTTACA
It contains:
- a CDS encoding cation transporter; translation: MASLRDEPSLLSGITMFTDRRIRTSTTALVFDLALTGFRIGLAWLTASMALTADALHSITDALVSFALLLSMIYRFKQEQTGCEVRIHRAKKAEAIAVVFVALMILAVPFEIYQQTQSMQSMQINNAWWGIAGIGVVMLVLLFIAKLKMLVGIETDSEALKADSQHTKVDLLTSAAVLLSLVGSLVGFNIDQYVALLIAVMIFYAGIELLNGGVRTFLGHGTDQQSIVSICYQGLVTYIPHIPLQMIASRVRAIFRKGWKPVTLAFVVGYMFSGITIVPHGYVGVQSRFGEIIDKNIDSGLLLAWPAPIDEVTLLAKGKLYSISIGSKNSFMRPSYGSKLWYSIKQSEMSRENADYLLTGDEKLMFFTADVQYRIREPSTELTQFSSVEKLLTSLANAVLVKSSTKQDFDRLQQQGFNDYADGLANSISQEVALFELPVDIVSVKVQQIEPPAYLVAKYRDALDAYQESHTLVNQANAWSLTEIPAARAEFYKVKSNATAEANQRIYSVEGETERFKHLAGVYRQSPLAYRFNQQVDIAEETLKHKPFTVIDPAFSSLDFRIWGTAGASNDHVSHRKTANTQGEQSDSLLAGFDPSITPTTANQSTTKPSNGSPYYQGLSERERQLDAEQRELLNKLRVFSTGRSS
- a CDS encoding amidohydrolase, coding for MNTSSVFAGENADTVFINGQVYTVNESQAWAEAFAVKNGEIVKLGNTKEITEFKDADTEVIDLKGQFVLPGFIDAHTHPIRVAMMENTFFNHSAFDKVTPDEFGKKLQEYAAGKGKNLEWVYGKSFSWEFFLNTGVEMDRHFLDKYVPDRPVAIEDDGGHVVVVNSKALEIAGITKDSVAPEGGKYGLDDKGELNGHLIAGPAIQSVLSYHPPHRQEDVTKAALDSLKTNNHFGITGMKVVEGDREQMQAYHDLDQQGLLTADVNMHPYLKEFFFGTDITPALKEKAKYETEHFRVNGVKAFIDSSFFGRAAAVSKPYKNSDDLGKLYTPYEEFKDIMIKYNGMGLAVTTHSVGDRGTALVLKAMEESAKVNGIENVRKLRNHIAHCFMVQDEDFGRAKNLNAMLEFSPAVWFPHPLWKVLEQDMDIDDIMGFFPIKQAAQEGNVYIASPDWSQTPLDPMMHIETLTTRRLPGMPMTAETLNEDMQIDLETALRAYTINPAYAMHLEDKVGSLEEGKKANFQIMTANLFEVPKNELMQQYATKVYFEGKLVAENSAKPVENSEK
- a CDS encoding LysR family transcriptional regulator; protein product: MDVNISQVTAFIAVYDTGSFALASHKIGKHASTLSRQISNLETELGYELFERHASALTPNHHADELYEYAKAVKFELDQFNRRALNVLQMHPTKLTLALDSSTLGMNIPTALVEVTEKFPTLDLRFIDGTTQECIDSVERGEADLAVVLSAEQYNLDIAVAKLQAFTASAVTSASYAKKFGIKPFDTISQLKQRKMRQVILKSFQDIWHHEVLKCSHHCHSVSNFSCALDLIVNGVGWGIVPHALTQNLIDSGELVSFKVERESILRWSVDAIWLASKPLSEPLQLLIDTLSRNATHQ
- the malG gene encoding maltose ABC transporter permease MalG; its protein translation is MPMVQGKSLKYRVAATHVALWVFLALIIFPLLMVVAISFREGNFATGELIPSNPSLEHWKLALGIAVENADGSVTPPPFPVLLWLWNSVKVAGVTAVLIVALSTTSAYAFARLRFSGKEPILKAMMIFQMFPAVLALVAMYALFDKLGQYIPFLGLNTHGGLIFSYLGGIALHVWTIKGYFETIDSSLEEAAALDGATPWQAFKLVLLPLSVPILAVVFILAFIGAVTEVPVASLLLSDVNNYTLAVGMQQYLYPQNYLWGDFAAAAVLSALPITIVFLLAQRWLVGGLTAGGVKG
- the malF gene encoding maltose ABC transporter permease MalF; amino-acid sequence: MQSVQGTDAIDVAAPKTSKQVFIKWSLLATVGIVNGYASILMYSRGEIAFAMLTILLTSLALYIFGSKKTYAHRYIYPGIAGMILFILFPLAYTVGLAFTNYSAKNQLSFERAQSVLLGQTFQSGESYGFDLYKTDSGHRIVVKDGDQLLSTKDINLANATDLTLELTPVASVEGEKEKIKTIVQNRSTISGFDLRKPDGKDIRMSGLRKFAAISPLYTLQDDGESLLNNKSGELFKPNMEIGFYQPYENGEFVGNQVSPGFIVNIGADNFKRVYEDDGIKEPFVSIFIWTVVFSALSVGLTLVIGLVLASVVQWEELKGRAVYRVLLILPYAVPSFISILIFKGLFNQSFGEINMVLEAIFGISPSWFSDPFLAKTMVLIVNCWLGFPYMMILCMGLLKAIPDDLYEASAIDGAGPFKNFMNITVPLMIKPLTPLLIASFAFNFNNFVMIMLLTNGGPNMIGTSEPAGYTDLLVSYTYRIAFEGSGGQDFGLASAIATLIFLLVGGLALLNLRFTKLSER
- the malE gene encoding maltose/maltodextrin ABC transporter substrate-binding protein MalE, with product MKKALSTIAVCTLTALGSFGAHAAIEEGQLTIWINGDKGYNGLAEVGKKFEEDTGVKVTVAHPDGLQDKFPQTAATGDGPDIVFWAHDRFGGYAESGLLAEVKPSADTKAGIVDFAWDAVTYNGKLIGYPVAVESLSLIYNKDLVPNPPKNWEEVEALHAKLQKDGKSAIMWNLKEPYFTWPLMAADGGYAFKYTSSGYDIKDAGINKPGVKASMNFVKSLVEKGVISADMDYSVSESEFNKGNTAMTINGPWAWGNIEKSGINYGVTTLPKFNGQASKPFVGVLTAGISTASPNKDLAVEFIENYLLTNDGLREVNNDKPLGAVALNSFQDELGADKRIAATMDNALNGEIMPNIPQMNAFWGSAKNAVVNVVDGRQTVDAALADAEKQMTK
- the malK gene encoding maltose/maltodextrin ABC transporter ATP-binding protein MalK, with product MASVTLKNVSKAYGDVLISKNVDLDIKQGEFVVFVGPSGCGKSTLLRCIAGLEDITSGDLYIGDERMNDVEPSKRGVGMVFQSYALYPHLNLYDNMSFGLKLAKADKGEIDKRVSKAADILQLTHLLERQPKALSGGQRQRVAIGRTLVSQPDVFLLDEPLSNLDAALRVQMRSQITKLQRQLGCTMIYVTHDQVEAMTMADKIVVLDAGFVSQVGKPLELYHYPENRFVAGFIGSPKMNFISVFIEAVEDERVMVQMSNGEAFWIPVDGSTVTKGDRMSLGIRPEHIIHVDDADGMIEGEIQVVEKLGNETQIYLNLEDADADVIYRAPDTLEVEPGEKYKIGIPAHRCHLFHSDGRACKRLYKESGV